The Sinorhizobium fredii USDA 257 region GGCGTCCCTCAGTTGCAACACCGTCTCGCGGCGCGAGGCAGGCCGTTTTTCCGCCAACGCTGGACAGGCCTGCCGTATCGGCGAGCGGCTCTACGGGCTGCCAACATTGATAAGCGGCGGTGATGTTTAGGTCTTCACGCCCGCCGTGAAAGGAGACCGGGTTGCGGCGAGAGAGCTCTCAATTGAGCTCGCCGGTCGGCCGGCCGCTGGTACGGTGCGAGCGCGGCGCGGACACTTTCCTCTCCACACACCGCGGCGGGATGCGCCAGAATTCCGGCAAGCTTCGTGAGCAATTTCGCGCGCATCCGCCCGAGCTTTGCATCGTTCGCGCGGCGGCTGAAGGCGAACACCCGCAGAAAGCTCTTTTCTCCGGTACCATCGACGCAGACGAGTTCCTCGAAACCTCGGCGATCGGTGACGACGAAATTGCCGGGATTTACATCCATCATCACGATGTGGAGTCGACAGAAGCTTTCGAAGAGCTCGTCGATCATCTTGAGATGTCTTGCGGTCAACTGGCCCGAAAACGCCAATTCCCTCAGGGTGGGAGCCAGCTCCCCGTTGCCCTTGGTGATCTTTTCCACAAGCAGACCGAGACCGTAATCGGTATGAGCGAAACCGAATATC contains the following coding sequences:
- a CDS encoding YrbL family protein translates to MAKLQLQHTMHGRNKSGEHGFIEFCPATLFCNKTVTIRERKMFDGRIELAGWRQCAAGHQRSIFAHQLYPNVLIKVLKPESRGEGGARQSKRGLRFLNRFKRFGAYRTFQREVDEFLEQARKFSLADGVELPIPRIFGFAHTDYGLGLLVEKITKGNGELAPTLRELAFSGQLTARHLKMIDELFESFCRLHIVMMDVNPGNFVVTDRRGFEELVCVDGTGEKSFLRVFAFSRRANDAKLGRMRAKLLTKLAGILAHPAAVCGEESVRAALAPYQRPADRRAQLRALSPQPGLLSRRA